TTCCGAGCGAAGCGAGGAATCTGGTACTCCCGTCCTTTCCTCCTCTTAAACTACCTATCTTTTTCATTATTCCGGCAAAAACAATAGTATTCATCAATAGCATCACAATAGTAATCGCCCATAATCGTGTAGTAGTAGCCCCTCTTGCCAAGGGCGTAAATACCATTAGAGCTGTTATGCCTAAATATATTATAATGTTATAAAGGCTATTCATGCGTTATCCTTCAGAGTGGTAATATTAGATCCTTCGCGGCCTACTCTGGCCCTGATTGTTGCCGCTCTGGATGACACACGGGTCACTCCCCAATCCTTCGCGGCCACTGTCATTCAGAGGAGCGCCGAAGGCGCGACGAAGAATCTAATACTGAAATTAATCCTGCCCCTCTCTGTCGCTTTCTATAATACTTTCTACTCTTACACCCCCAATATACAAATTCCTATCCTCACGAACCCCGTTAATAGTATTACAATAGTCATTCGGAAATGTCACGCTTAGCACCTTAACACCTTTGCTACCTTTGACTTCATAAGTGTATTCTGTCCAATCTTTAGAATTTACAAAATTTTCACCTATAGCTTCGCCGTCAAGTTCAACAATCATATAGGGCCATATATCTTTTGCTTTACTTCCCCTGGCCTTGATAGTGATATTTGATGGAGTATTGGGTATATCAACTGCTAAATGCGCGGCCCCAGACCAATACATATTCCCATCTTTATATTCATTTTTGCTATTATCCGCAACTCCTTGCCATGAATTATAAGCTTTTGAAATATTTTCCATTTTTTTATTTCTAATTTGCGCGTTCTCAATAAAAGATTTGAGATCTTCTTTTTCGTGATAATACTCTAATTTGTCTATAACTCTTTTACGATATTGCCACAAATTATATTTCTTTATATAAGAATACAAATTATTGTATCCGGATAATGAATTTGGTGTTATGCGGATAATTATGTCAAAATTACGAGTGTAGTGCATTACCATTGGGTATATATATTGAGGCCCTTTCCCGGGCCTGATTTCCAATGCTCGTTTTAGGCAATCCATAGCAAATTCCTGCCCTGCCGCGCCTATATCATTATAG
This sequence is a window from Candidatus Omnitrophota bacterium. Protein-coding genes within it:
- a CDS encoding carbohydrate-binding domain-containing protein, translating into MRLVVKLKICFNIINIFLFASLCIIISTPFIAKLYAEKAQAFEANYRWGNADKMYKRAIALDRFNAIYINKYGSFLSKRARCQKEQLAGLEQSLHMHKRALALSSKNAEYWYHSGKDILDIYKQSRAIGTKKQSLDSAIYFFKQAIKYDPWNFQNNYLIGWNLLKIYNDIGAAGQEFAMDCLKRALEIRPGKGPQYIYPMVMHYTRNFDIIIRITPNSLSGYNNLYSYIKKYNLWQYRKRVIDKLEYYHEKEDLKSFIENAQIRNKKMENISKAYNSWQGVADNSKNEYKDGNMYWSGAAHLAVDIPNTPSNITIKARGSKAKDIWPYMIVELDGEAIGENFVNSKDWTEYTYEVKGSKGVKVLSVTFPNDYCNTINGVREDRNLYIGGVRVESIIESDREGQD